ATCGGCGCGTTCTGTGCGGCCGCGAGCAGCGGTGCGGCGAAGGTGAGGAGCAATCCCGTCAGGAGCGTGACGAGACGGAGCGGGCTCATGCGTAGTCCTCCCTCACCGGCCCATGCGGGCCAGCACCTCCTCGGCTTCGGCGACCAGCCGGCGCACCACCTCGCCGGCCGGCACGATCTCGTGAATCAACCCCGCCGACTGCCCGCAGGGCGCGTTGCCGTTGTCCACGTCGCCCTTCTCGCGGGCGAGGATCCCCGCGTCGCGGCCCACCCGCGCGGCCTGCACCGGAAACGGCTGGATCTCCGCCTCGCGTTTCTCCCACTCGCGCGTGAAATTGTTGCGGATCAGGCGGCAGGGCTTGCCGGAGGCGGCGCGCGTCACGACCGTGCCTTCCTCGTCGAGCGCGACCACGCGCTGCTTGTAGTTGTCATGGCAGTAGGCCTCGGGCGTGGCGATGAAGCGGGTGCCCAGCCACACCCCCTGCGCGCCGAGCGCCAGCGCGGCCGCGATACCCCGGCCGTCGGCCATGCCGCCCGCCGCCAGCACCGGCCGCGGAGCGAGCGCGTCCACGACCGAGGGAATCAGCACCAGGCCCGCGATGCGGCCGGTATGGCCACCCGCCTCGTGGCCCTGCGCGATCACCACGTCCACGCCGTTGGCCGCGTGATCGAGGGCTTGCTTCACGTTGCCGCAGAGGGCCATCACCTTCATATCCTGGCGGTGCGCCTGCGCGGTCACCGGACCCGGATTGCCGAGGCCGGCCACCATGACCGGCACCTTTTCCTCGACCGTGATATCGGCCCATGCGCGCACGGTGTCGGTGAACTGCTGCGCCTCGCTGCCACCCACCCGCACGCTCGCGAACAGGATGTCCACGCCGAAGGGCTTGTCCGTCTGGTCGCGGACCTTCTTGATCTCCTCGCGCAGCTCGCGTGGGGAGAGATTGGCGGCGGCGATGACCCCGAGGCCGCCCGCGGCGGAGACGGCGGCGGCGAGCGCCGAGCGGGCCACATAGCCCATACCCGCCTGGCAGATCGGGTACTGAATGCCGAGGAAATCGCAGATC
The Candidatus Methylomirabilota bacterium DNA segment above includes these coding regions:
- a CDS encoding nitronate monooxygenase — encoded protein: ICDFLGIQYPICQAGMGYVARSALAAAVSAAGGLGVIAAANLSPRELREEIKKVRDQTDKPFGVDILFASVRVGGSEAQQFTDTVRAWADITVEEKVPVMVAGLGNPGPVTAQAHRQDMKVMALCGNVKQALDHAANGVDVVIAQGHEAGGHTGRIAGLVLIPSVVDALAPRPVLAAGGMADGRGIAAALALGAQGVWLGTRFIATPEAYCHDNYKQRVVALDEEGTVVTRAASGKPCRLIRNNFTREWEKREAEIQPFPVQAARVGRDAGILAREKGDVDNGNAPCGQSAGLIHEIVPAGEVVRRLVAEAEEVLARMGR